From the Vibrio metoecus genome, one window contains:
- the vpsF gene encoding exopolysaccharide biosynthesis protein VpsF, producing MSDRNLIRWMNLIVISAFLLGAFLLENIGIQYVSEGGSPILKIHAYSYLSMGVFTFLLFRIGLFNLVKSLHELRKAWLLAITSILAVILYGFMRFGTSGLAYLIDTIFIPLILIPVVYGLSDSAKVQLQALLGYLLFLNSCIAIIEFVLGQSIVAVEIGSFSFFRSTAFLAHPLNNALITASLTPIVMRYTKIPVALYVSVVVLGLFAFGGRAALGIFLLGNFLVILPRLRDFLGPGIRYQKLKFAYLQALVYFSLITVVLILVLSPIGERVLSKLHIDASAEARFDAFILLEQLSYSEWLLGASHGLLNDIVFYIGINVVENYLIGWILNFGLLGCMGLLFSTYLVPFMLVYKQEWSAKIVLLSFILISVTNNALTVKTPALMFLVVVLSCHYRSSKYYLTNSV from the coding sequence TTGAGCGATCGTAATCTCATTCGATGGATGAATCTGATTGTAATCAGCGCTTTTTTGCTGGGGGCTTTTCTACTCGAAAATATAGGTATTCAGTATGTTTCAGAAGGTGGGAGTCCTATTCTTAAAATTCATGCCTATTCCTATTTAAGTATGGGAGTTTTTACTTTTCTGTTATTTAGAATTGGACTTTTTAATCTTGTTAAGTCATTACACGAACTCAGAAAGGCATGGCTGTTGGCTATAACGTCGATACTTGCTGTCATTTTATATGGCTTCATGCGCTTTGGTACATCTGGGTTGGCATATCTTATCGATACGATTTTTATCCCTTTGATACTAATTCCTGTTGTGTATGGGTTATCCGATTCAGCCAAAGTACAATTGCAAGCTTTACTCGGTTACCTTCTATTTCTTAATTCTTGCATCGCCATTATTGAGTTTGTCTTGGGCCAGAGCATAGTTGCTGTTGAGATTGGTAGTTTTTCATTCTTCCGCTCTACTGCCTTTCTGGCACATCCGCTTAACAATGCACTTATTACTGCATCGTTGACTCCTATTGTGATGCGTTATACAAAAATTCCAGTTGCTCTATATGTCTCTGTTGTAGTGCTAGGGCTTTTTGCTTTTGGAGGCCGTGCGGCGTTAGGTATTTTTCTATTGGGAAACTTTCTCGTGATATTACCTAGGTTACGTGATTTTTTAGGCCCCGGAATTCGCTACCAAAAACTGAAATTTGCTTACTTACAGGCTTTGGTCTATTTCTCTCTAATTACTGTAGTTTTGATCTTGGTCTTAAGTCCAATAGGTGAGAGGGTTTTATCAAAGTTGCATATTGATGCTAGTGCTGAAGCGAGATTCGATGCCTTTATTTTACTTGAACAGTTATCTTATTCTGAGTGGCTATTAGGTGCTTCACACGGGCTGTTGAATGATATTGTTTTTTATATTGGTATTAATGTTGTTGAAAACTACTTGATTGGCTGGATTCTAAATTTTGGTCTACTAGGGTGCATGGGTTTACTGTTTTCTACTTATCTTGTTCCTTTTATGTTGGTTTACAAGCAAGAATGGTCAGCTAAAATTGTTCTTCTCAGTTTTATTTTGATATCAGTTACAAATAATGCTTTAACGGTAAAAACTCCTGCATTGATGTTTTTGGTTGTGGTTTTATCCTGTCACTACCGTTCATCTAAATACTATCTAACAAATTCTGTATAG
- the vpsH gene encoding exopolysaccharide biosynthesis protein VpsH produces MFTSSFYVRAPIWLQNIMLSVRALSRKLIRENGEMRVILKEIQTNEYSKAQLAKYQQQQLQHVLENACQNVPFYERLGLANSPIQAFPYLDKTVLRSEHEQFISQMKPSVVVKGATSGTTGTPLTILQDMRSVIREQAFVARQLSWAGYRKGDKRAWIRGDMVVPLSQKQGPFWRYSWFEQMIVMSSFHLTPQAMPNYLQAMVDFGVDIIQAYPSSIAALARYLEANQTYYPAKLKSIITSSESLSEEDRQVIETRFKCKIFDWYGLFERVAAIGECEHHRYHLLTDYSQVELLDAGLDRYELVGTNFNNHYFPLIRYKTGDHVHLSENEVCPCGRVFPVVKRIEGRVGDYLLGEDGQKVHILNHIPKGVSGIIACQFVQHQRQQITVKVVAEQELFDVEQQQILISNTQARLGSKITVTVDLVDELERTANGKIRQAICTIKDVQ; encoded by the coding sequence ATGTTTACCAGCTCATTTTATGTTAGAGCGCCAATCTGGTTGCAAAATATCATGCTTTCGGTTCGGGCTTTATCGCGCAAACTGATCAGAGAAAATGGGGAGATGCGTGTCATCCTTAAAGAGATTCAAACGAATGAATACTCAAAAGCACAGTTGGCAAAGTATCAACAGCAGCAACTGCAACATGTATTAGAAAATGCATGTCAAAATGTACCTTTCTATGAACGCTTAGGATTGGCTAACTCACCGATTCAAGCCTTCCCCTATCTTGATAAAACGGTTCTGCGTTCTGAGCATGAACAGTTTATCTCTCAAATGAAACCCTCAGTGGTCGTGAAAGGGGCTACCAGTGGTACCACGGGAACGCCATTAACGATCTTGCAAGATATGCGTTCAGTGATCCGTGAACAAGCCTTTGTCGCAAGACAGTTGTCTTGGGCGGGTTATCGGAAAGGGGATAAGCGAGCATGGATCCGTGGAGATATGGTGGTGCCTCTCAGTCAAAAACAAGGCCCATTTTGGCGTTACTCTTGGTTTGAGCAGATGATAGTTATGTCATCTTTTCATCTTACACCGCAGGCTATGCCAAATTATCTGCAAGCGATGGTTGATTTCGGCGTTGATATCATCCAAGCCTATCCGTCGTCGATTGCGGCTCTCGCTCGCTATTTAGAGGCCAACCAAACGTATTATCCCGCAAAGTTGAAATCTATCATTACCTCTTCTGAATCGTTATCTGAAGAAGATAGGCAGGTGATCGAAACGCGTTTCAAATGCAAAATTTTTGATTGGTATGGTTTATTTGAACGAGTTGCGGCAATTGGCGAATGTGAACACCATCGCTATCACCTGTTAACTGACTACTCGCAGGTTGAGCTTTTGGATGCCGGGCTGGATCGCTATGAATTGGTGGGTACGAATTTCAATAATCATTATTTTCCTTTGATCCGCTATAAAACGGGTGATCATGTCCATTTATCGGAGAATGAGGTTTGTCCATGTGGGCGAGTTTTTCCGGTGGTAAAGCGAATTGAAGGAAGAGTTGGAGATTATTTGTTGGGTGAAGATGGGCAGAAAGTACACATTCTTAACCATATTCCGAAGGGCGTTTCTGGCATTATTGCTTGCCAGTTTGTGCAACATCAACGTCAACAGATTACTGTCAAAGTGGTTGCTGAACAGGAGTTATTTGATGTTGAGCAGCAACAAATATTGATCAGTAATACTCAAGCTCGCTTAGGTAGCAAGATAACAGTGACCGTGGATCTGGTAGACGAATTAGAGCGAACCGCGAATGGAAAAATTCGCCAAGCGATTTGTACCATCAAGGATGTACAGTGA
- the vpsK gene encoding exopolysaccharide biosynthesis glycosyltransferase VpsK, producing the protein MDVASMGETVALIRDRILRQEFTQHVVVNVAKLVNMRTDLELAQSVTECDIINIDGMGVVWGARFLGHDVPERVAGVDLFLELNAMAATEKLPVFYLGAKPEIVEKTALVMRGKHPELIMAGYHHGYFWDDEQAIVDQIRQSGAKLLFVAITSPKKENFINRWKDQLGVSFVMGVGGTFDVVAGHVSRAPLWMQKSGLEWLYRVLQEPRRMWKRYLVTNTKYAWLLLLERLSGNKNSNKL; encoded by the coding sequence ATGGATGTGGCTTCAATGGGTGAAACTGTCGCACTGATCCGTGATCGTATTCTGCGTCAAGAGTTTACACAACACGTAGTCGTGAATGTGGCGAAATTGGTCAATATGCGCACGGATTTGGAGCTTGCACAGTCGGTGACTGAATGTGACATCATCAATATAGATGGGATGGGTGTAGTATGGGGAGCTCGTTTTTTGGGTCATGATGTACCTGAAAGAGTCGCTGGTGTTGACTTATTCCTTGAGTTGAATGCCATGGCGGCAACGGAGAAACTGCCGGTTTTTTACTTAGGAGCTAAACCTGAGATTGTTGAAAAAACGGCTTTAGTCATGCGCGGAAAACATCCTGAACTGATCATGGCTGGCTATCACCATGGTTACTTTTGGGATGATGAGCAAGCGATTGTCGATCAAATTCGCCAATCAGGAGCAAAACTGCTCTTCGTAGCGATTACTTCTCCGAAAAAAGAAAATTTCATTAACCGCTGGAAAGATCAGTTAGGTGTTTCTTTTGTTATGGGAGTCGGTGGGACATTTGATGTCGTAGCGGGGCATGTCTCACGTGCACCACTTTGGATGCAAAAGTCTGGATTAGAATGGCTATATCGAGTGTTACAAGAGCCTAGACGAATGTGGAAACGTTATTTAGTGACTAACACAAAATAT
- the vpsj gene encoding exopolysaccharide biosynthesis protein VpsJ, which produces MKLKTVADISQSLLEKARTEQFAGYDPFDGLNSSWFSWMPVSKDSLFGLAWIQLFKRSPINLRPWLGVNKARNPKGVALFILGLIEHYQVTKDEALLQEAKELAVWLVDQRCDERQWHGACWGYHFDWKARAFFVPKGKPNVITTVYVSRALYQLGRLIEQPEWIELALSSGDFIARHLLTQSDCGDFFSYIPGETAFVHNASLWAAAWLAVVGREMSRPDYTELALRIARNSVQAQASDGSWAYGTRHHHTFIDGFHTGYNLEALHLIRTVLLTNEFDGVIERGLSYYKQHLFETDGTAKYYHDNPYPLDPHSVSQAIITLLSVGGDESDRQLAERVVERAIHILYMPERDQFVYQRNKHSVNRIHYARWTQAWMYFSFRFYLRINEEYNLATH; this is translated from the coding sequence ATGAAATTGAAAACGGTTGCAGATATTAGTCAATCTCTGTTAGAGAAAGCTCGTACTGAACAATTTGCTGGATACGATCCTTTTGATGGATTGAATTCAAGTTGGTTCTCTTGGATGCCGGTTAGTAAAGACTCTCTATTTGGCTTAGCGTGGATCCAACTATTTAAACGATCACCAATCAACTTGCGTCCTTGGCTTGGCGTCAATAAGGCTCGCAATCCCAAAGGTGTTGCGCTGTTCATTCTTGGATTGATAGAACATTACCAAGTGACGAAAGATGAAGCGCTATTGCAAGAAGCAAAGGAACTTGCAGTATGGTTAGTGGATCAACGATGTGATGAGCGGCAATGGCATGGTGCATGTTGGGGATACCATTTTGACTGGAAAGCCCGAGCTTTCTTTGTACCCAAAGGAAAGCCTAACGTTATCACTACTGTTTATGTCAGCCGAGCGTTATACCAATTAGGCCGCCTTATTGAGCAGCCAGAGTGGATTGAGTTGGCGCTTAGCAGTGGCGATTTTATTGCTCGTCATTTACTTACCCAAAGTGATTGTGGGGATTTTTTTTCCTATATTCCTGGTGAAACGGCATTTGTGCACAACGCCAGTTTGTGGGCTGCTGCTTGGCTGGCTGTGGTTGGCCGAGAAATGTCTCGTCCAGATTACACCGAGTTGGCATTACGTATTGCTCGAAACAGTGTGCAAGCACAAGCCTCTGATGGTAGTTGGGCTTATGGCACACGTCATCACCACACATTTATTGATGGCTTTCATACGGGCTATAACCTAGAGGCTTTGCACTTAATTCGTACGGTTTTGTTAACAAATGAGTTTGATGGAGTGATTGAGCGAGGCCTGAGTTATTACAAACAGCATTTGTTTGAAACGGATGGTACGGCTAAGTACTACCATGACAATCCTTACCCGTTGGATCCACATTCTGTTTCACAAGCCATCATCACACTGCTCAGTGTGGGTGGAGATGAGAGTGATCGGCAACTCGCTGAACGAGTTGTTGAACGTGCAATCCATATCTTATACATGCCGGAGCGTGATCAATTCGTTTATCAACGTAATAAACATTCCGTTAACCGAATTCACTACGCCAGGTGGACTCAAGCGTGGATGTACTTTTCATTTCGTTTTTATTTAAGAATCAACGAGGAATACAATCTTGCAACGCATTAA
- the vpsI gene encoding exopolysaccharide biosynthesis glycosyltransferase VpsI encodes MYHQGCTVRKNINLMIATDLKGQGGVATVVATYAECGFLTANQVKLIVSHSTLDEGMKWRMLLRFTLALVKLMYSFVIYRVGLVHIHMSSRGSYRRKALIVRLVKALNGKVVLHLHGAEFRDFYRDECNELQQSHIKQTFLLADHVLVLSSQWLTWMHEVMGRTQGVSVLYNAVPSLTLDRRQVQIGRIAFLGRLGARKGVGDLIQAFALVKQRCPNAELYLAGDGEIETYQTLARQLGLRDSVHCLGWIAGQEKLDLLSKTDVYCLPSYNEGFPMGVIEAMSAEIPVVASKAGGIPDAITDNEDGKLVDAGDVTNLALALSDLIEQRTENQRLAAAGKRKFTDNFSLQSVIPRLQSIYDELLKS; translated from the coding sequence TTGTACCATCAAGGATGTACAGTGAGAAAAAACATTAATCTAATGATCGCCACAGATCTGAAAGGACAAGGTGGTGTTGCCACAGTCGTTGCAACTTATGCAGAGTGTGGTTTCTTAACCGCTAATCAAGTGAAATTGATTGTTTCACACTCGACTTTAGATGAAGGTATGAAGTGGCGAATGCTGCTGCGATTTACTTTAGCTCTCGTCAAGTTAATGTACAGCTTTGTGATTTATCGCGTTGGGCTTGTGCATATTCACATGTCGTCTCGCGGTAGTTATCGGCGTAAGGCATTGATAGTACGGTTGGTAAAAGCACTGAATGGCAAGGTCGTTCTTCATCTTCATGGCGCCGAGTTTCGAGATTTTTACCGCGATGAATGTAATGAGTTACAGCAATCTCATATTAAGCAAACGTTCTTATTAGCGGATCATGTCTTAGTGCTTTCTTCTCAGTGGTTGACGTGGATGCATGAAGTGATGGGACGAACACAAGGTGTTTCTGTGCTGTATAACGCAGTGCCGAGTTTAACATTAGACCGCCGCCAAGTGCAGATTGGGCGCATCGCTTTTCTTGGACGCTTGGGCGCTCGTAAAGGAGTTGGCGATCTTATCCAAGCATTTGCTTTAGTTAAGCAGCGTTGCCCTAATGCTGAGTTGTATTTGGCGGGTGATGGTGAGATTGAAACTTATCAAACGTTAGCTCGTCAGCTTGGGCTTAGAGATTCTGTACATTGTTTAGGCTGGATTGCTGGTCAAGAGAAGCTAGATTTATTAAGCAAAACGGATGTCTATTGCTTGCCTAGCTATAACGAAGGTTTCCCTATGGGCGTGATCGAGGCGATGTCTGCAGAAATTCCGGTGGTTGCGAGTAAAGCAGGTGGGATCCCTGACGCCATTACTGATAACGAAGATGGAAAATTAGTTGATGCGGGTGATGTGACCAATTTAGCTCTAGCACTAAGTGATTTAATTGAACAACGAACTGAAAACCAACGTTTAGCTGCTGCGGGCAAGCGAAAGTTTACCGATAATTTTTCTTTGCAATCAGTTATCCCTCGTCTGCAAAGTATTTACGATGAGCTATTAAAATCATGA